One Rhipicephalus microplus isolate Deutch F79 chromosome 4, USDA_Rmic, whole genome shotgun sequence genomic window carries:
- the LOC142814621 gene encoding protein sax-3-like isoform X3 → MARQCDRRRWFLDLWITACRIIAIFLISLIVCTGDAANAASSHGGGGRSPRITEQPVDVVVRKHEPVTLRCGADGDPPPRIAWYHDGRPLRNSATRMVLPEGQLFFLQVQHSRREQDTGLYWCTATNAVGTVRSRNASVELAVLRDEFRQLPKSIHVAGGESATLECVPPRGHPEPTVTWFKDGVQVQPGTGRVRLLVQGALVIADVRPSDQGRYVCRAANMLGTRDSPAALLSVHTKPYFVRVPEDVTSLAEESVEFQCKVNGDPKPTVTWRRQDGKMPVGRAYVQDDKSLHIKNVALADEGTYICESENIVGSVSASATLTVHSRPTFRLTPQNQKVGLNGVAKFDCLATGNPPPSVFWTREGNQVLMFPGKSHGRFSVSNEGTLTITGVRKEDRGYYVCSALSVVGSSMAKGHLEVTALADLPPPIIRLGPANQTLPLHTAAQLPCDATGTPKPTVQWLYNGAPIRIDERPRYTLLESGTLQIQDLQMLDSGAYTCKASSESGETSWTASLSIESPHNPNVNFHRSPDPSTFPGPPSQPVPVNTTETSITLAWRRSEKVGASSLKGYTIEYYSSDLQSGWVLAAHRVLSEKYTIQALRPDSRYVFIVRAENSHGQGVPSPVSEPIRTLGMAPHFLPEFNLDEARAKLSACIVSLQDIRAVSSTAVKLSWKIQGMRDYVEGFYIRFRDMSGGSQKYNMVTVLNGGALSYVLNDLKKFTKYEFFLVPFYRSVEGPPSNSRSVQTMEDVPSAPPESVEVQVVNGTMATIFWSPPPPQHRNGRLRGYYVYVDGNSSNVHFNRSTNSTTNSLTLNNLKTGASYEARVVALTTMGGGPASSAVLFKMESPAESTSLSTPFQNIVTQSWFIALFGFLLLVAVTIFILLLIRKRRLQHAKSLTTVPVHKQEDISVYAPLNCGINAPDYAEVDAQSMTTFYKKDLPSIPEPYATTTLINPSLQKSLNGSAKDARSGSSAEEGSRKSEKGFDLELTRASEDGITDRLLDSDKLASPASDSGSYTTDEYGMPIKKCRQKFSRGGSSSKGPMMNWSELIPPPPEQPPSEAGSPTGTPACLRGTPPRNAQLKQKFQINGAQPMSNVRGAHGQPRVQTHSPRSTMNQSSNSLGSSYGDSYQNVPPFFPKGQRPLLKPLQPQQSQQQQNQQQQQQQLFSNPFIDRGVQSSLPSLISEPRSSIPVTDPTGYRFGATQGYIYEPTNADSDVELMTRPRSIESSIAGDTDYAPSHAPSWASTTERSNSSCTSGRSSRASSYDDPVYNEVDFASAVARAAQNAGFQVNGSVVSTTTPAQEQGAKRNAHERHHNQQNQKVTNLPPNASKTLTHQMKNTEAHPQNQLFSLSLPSQRTFDDQRLEHDENNQPMQSNDGAPYKPPSFHIYNDPPHLVTPPESGRKQWRAVSRDGEVSAQILNDHFYHGST, encoded by the exons TGCTTCGTGACGAGTTCCGCCAGCTTCCGAAGAGCATCCACGTGGCGGGCGGGGAGTCGGCAACGCTGGAGTGCGTTCCTCCCAGGGGCCACCCCGAGCCCACGGTCACCTGGTTCAAGGACGGCGTCCAGGTGCAGCCGGGCACGGGGCGCGTACGCCTCCTGGTCCAGGGCGCGCTAGTGATCGCCGACGTGCGCCCGTCCGATCAAGGGCGCTACGTGTGCCGGGCGGCCAACATGCTCGGCACCAGGGACTCGCCGGCTGCGCTGCTCTCCGTGCACA CCAAGCCGTATTTCGTACGAGTCCCGGAAGATGTGACGTCACTGGCGGAGGAGTCCGTCGAGTTCCAGTGTAAAGTGAATGGCGACCCCAAACCCACGGTCACATGGAGGAGGCAGGATGGCAAGATGCCCGTCGGAAG GGCTTATGTACAAGACGACAAGAGTTTGCACATCAAGAACGTCGCTCTCGCGGACGAGGGAACATACATTTGCGAATCAGAAAACATTGTTGGCTCAGTCTCTGCGTCGGCGACATTAACCGTGCACT CACGTCCTACATTCCGCCTCACGCCCCAGAACCAGAAAGTGGGGCTCAACGGCGTCGCCAAGTTTGACTGCCTTGCGACGGGCAACCCCCCACCTTCCGTGTTCTGGACCCGGGAAGGCAACCAG GTGCTGATGTTTCCGGGCAAGTCACATGGCCGCTTCTCGGTGAGCAACGAGGGAACTCTGACCATCACCGGTGTACGAAAAGAGGACCGTGGCTATTACGTCTGTTCGGCGCTGTCCGTGGTGGGCTCAAGCATGGCCAAGGGCCACCTGGAGGTGACAGCGCTCGCCGACCTTCCACCTCCCATCATACGACTCGGACCGGCCAACCAGACTCTGCCGCTGCACACGGCCGCTCAACTGCCCTGCGATGCGACTGGTACGCCCAAGCCCACTGTGCAGTGGCTGTACAACGGGGCTCCGATAAGGATAGATGAAAGGCCCCGATACACGCTTCTGGAGTCTGGAACACTTCAGATACAGG ATCTGCAAATGCTGGACAGTGGAGCGTATACCTGCAAGGCTTCGAGTGAAAGCGGCGAGACGTCTTGGACAGCGTCGCTCAGTATTGAATCTCCGCATAACCCCAACGTCAATTTCCATCGATCCCCTGACCCTTCCACGTTCCCCGGTCCTCCTTCACAGCCGGTGCCCGTAAATACAACAGAAACATCGATAACGCTTGCCTGGAGACGCAGTGAGAAAGTGGGTGCTTCATCACTCAAAGGATATACAA TTGAATATTACAGCAGTGACTTGCAAAGTGGGTGGGTCCTGGCAGCCCATCGAGTGCTTTCTGAGAAATACACCATACAAGCTTTGCGACCCGACTCACGCTATGTGTTCATCGTGCGAGCCGAAAATTCTCATGGACAAGGAGTCCCCAGCCCTGTTTCTGAACCTATACGGACTCTAG GAATGGCGCCTCATTTTCTCCCGGAGTTCAACCTTGACGAGGCACGCGCGAAGCTCAGCGCATGCATCGTATCCCTGCAAGACATACGCGCTGTAAGCTCAACAGCCGTCAAGTTGAGCTGGAAG ATCCAGGGAATGAGAGACTACGTGGAGGGCTTTTATATTCGGTTTCGAGACATGAGTGGAGGATCGCAAAAGTACAACATGGTGACCGTGCTAAATGGCGGAGCACTCTCATACGTACTCAATGACCTGAAGAAGTTCACGAAGTACGAGTTCTTTCTTGTGCCATTCTACAGAAGCGTTGAAGGCCCACCAAGTAACTCGAGGAGTGTTCAGACCATGGAAGATG TACCATCTGCGCCACCCGAAAGCGTGGAAGTGCAAGTAGTGAACGGCACCATGGCGACCATTTTCTGGTCTCCTCCACCGCCTCAGCACCGCAACGGAAGGCTGAGAGGATATTAC GTGTACGTGGACGGCAACTCTTCCAATGTTCACTTCAATCGGAGCACAAACTCTACGACTAACAGCCTTACGCTAAACAACCTGAAGACGGGAGCTTCTTACGAAGCACGCGTCGTCGCCTTGACCACCATGGGTGGTGGACCAGCCAGCAGCGCCGTGCTCTTCAAGATGG AAAGCCCAGCGGAATCGACATCGCTTTCTACACCTTTTCAGAACATAGTAACACAGTCATGGTTCATTGCGCTCTTTGGATTCTTGCTGCTCGTGGCTGTAACAATTTTCATCCTACTTTTGATAAGAAAACGAAGACTGCAACATGCAAAATCACTCACTACAG TTCCTGTGCACAAGCAAGAAGACATCAG TGTCTATGCACCTCTAAACTGTGGGATCAATGCGCCTGACTATGCAGAAGTAGATGCCCAAAGCATGACAACTTTCTACAAGAAAGACCTTCCCTCAATCCCAGAGCCCTATGCAACAACCACGTTGATAAACCCATCACTCCAGAAGAGCCTAAATGGTTCT GCTAAGGATGCTCGCAGTGGTAGCTCAGCCGAGGAAGGAAGCCGGAAATCTGAAAAGGGCTTTGACTTGGAGCTCACGCGCGCGAGTGAAG ATGGTATTACAGATCGGCTGCTAGATTCTGACAAGCTTGCTAGTCCAGCAAGTGACTCGGGAAGCTACACAACAG ATGAGTATGGAATGCCTATCAAAAAGTGCCGCCAAAAATTTTCTCGGGGAGGGTCTTCGTCCAAGGGACCAATGATGAATTGGTCTGAACTTATTCCTCCACCGCCTGAGCAACCACCCAGCGAGGCTGGGTCTCCAACTGGTACTCCAGCTTGCCTTAGAGGAACGCCACCTCGCAATGCGCAGCTCAAGCAGAAG tttcaaatAAACGGAGCACAACCGATGTCCAACGTGAGGGGAGCACACGGTCAGCCTCGAGTACAAACGCACTCCCCAAGGAGCACTATGAACCAATCCAGCAACAGCCTAGGGAGCTCCTATGGCGACTCCTATCAAAACGTCCCGCCATTCTTTCCCAAGGGGCAAAGGCCCCTTCTGAAACCGCTGCAGCCCCAGCAGTCACAGCAGCAGCaaaatcagcagcagcagcaacagcagctgtTCAGCAACCCTTTCATAGACAGGGGAGTGCAGTCCTCGCTGCCATCACTCATCAGTGAGCCCCGTTCTTCGATCCCTGTCACAGACCCAACAGGATATCGGTTCGGCGCGACCCAGG GTTACATATACGAGCCCACAAACGCTGACTCGGATGTGGAACTAATGACACGGCCGCGTTCGATAGAGTCCAGCATTGCCGGAGACACAGACTATGCACCAAGCCACG CGCCATCGTGGGCCAGCACGACGGAGCGGAGCAACAGCTCTTGCACCAGCGGCCGCTCTAGCCGCGCAAGTTCCTATGACGACCCCGTCTACAACGAGGTGGACTTTGCTAGCGCAGTAGCGCGAGCAGCGCAGAATGCCGGCTTCCAAGTCAACGGCTCAGTCGTATCTACAACAACACCGGCACAAGAGCAAG GTGCCAAGCGCAATGCTCACGAAAGGCATCATAACCAGCAAAATCAAAAAGTCACGAACTTGCCGCCCAATGCGAGTAAGACATTAACGCATCAGATGAAGAATACTG AAGCACATCCCCAGAATCAGCTTTTTTCATTAAGCCTGCCTAGTCAGAGGACGTTTGATGACCAGCGTCTCGAACACGATGAAAATAATCAGCCTATGCAAAGCAATGATG GTGCACCATACAAGCCACCTAGCTTCCACATTTACAACGATCCTCCCCACTTGGTGACGCCTCCTGAGAGTGGACGAAAACAGTGGAGAGCAGTAAGTCGGGACGGAGAAGTCAGTGCCCAAATATTAAA tgACCATTTCTACCATGGGTCTACATga